The window CGCGTCGGTCGCGCCGGTCACGACCGCGAGCCGGACGGCGATGCGCAGTTCGCCGATCGTCCGCCCCGCGGCCGCGAGCGCGATGCGCGCGCGGCCGACCGCGGCCCGGGTCGCGTCCGTCCCGCGGTGGTCGATGCGGAGCACGTCGGCGTCCGCCGCCGCGCCCTCGACCCGGTTCGCCGTCGGATCGTCGTGCACCTCGACGGTCTCGGACCCGTAGCGGAACCCCGCGTCGGCCGTTCGATCGAGGACCGCCACACCCGCGTCACCGCACATGCCGCGCATGCCCGTCGCGCGGGTGCCCTGGGGCACGACGAGCACGAGTCGGAGCTGCTGCGGAGCACGGGTGGTGGTCATGGCCCGAGCGTAGGGAAGGCGTGCGAGCGCGTCACCCCTCCCCCGTCACACTCGGCACATCGACGTCATATTCGGTCTCGGTCCTCGCTCACGTCCGTCACGCGGCGTTCGTGACGGCCAGGGAACGCAGATCGACGACGCGCGCGAGCGTGGTCGCGCGGCGCCGACCGATCACGATCCCGGCGGCGGCGAGCGCGATCACGCCGATGAGCGCGATCGAGAGCAGCGCCTGCGCGATCGACCCCCCGGCACCGCCCGCGTAGACGAGCTGCAGCCCGGCCGACGCGTGGGCGAGCGGCGAGACGACCGCGAGCGCGTCGAGCCACGACGCACGGAACTCCATCGGCACGAAGCCGCGGACGGCGAGCACCTGCACGGCGAGGAACGCGAGCGACGCGATCGCCCCCGACCGGCGGCCCCAGAGGGCGACGAAGAGGACGTGGAGACCGGCTACCGCGCCCGCGAGGAGCAGGCCGACCGTCATGGTGCCGAGGATCGCGGCGGCCGGCACACCGGCCCAGACGTGCCCGATGATCGTGACGAGGACGGCCACGACGGCGACGGGGAGGGCGAGCTTGCGCAGGGCGCGACCGAGCAGTCGCGCGTTCGTGCCGGTCGAGGCGAGTTCGTCGCGCGTGACCGTGCGGCGCAGCAGCATCGTGACGAGGGCCGCGAGCCATACGATGAGCGGCAGCACGATCGCGAGGAGCATCCCACCGAAGCCCGGCGAATGCTGCGACACGAGGGTCGCCACGACCGGGTTCGCGAGCGCCTCGCCGTAGCGCGTCGGGTCGCCGAGCGCATCGCGCGCCTCGTCCGCGCCCGAACGGAGCCCGGTCGACAGGTCGCCCGCACCGCCCGCGAGTTGCGTCATGCCGTTCCGCAGCTCGGGGTTGCTCGCCGCGAGCTGGGACTGGCCGTCGCTCAGCAGCACGAGCCCGCTCGACAGTTCGCTCGCGCCCGTCTCGAGCTCGGTGCCCGCGGTCGACAGCGTCCCGGCGCCCGAGGTGAGCGTGGTGCCGCCGTCGGTGAGTTCCGTGCCTCCCGAACGCAATTGCTCGCCGGCCGCGATGAGCTGCTGCGCGCCCGACACGGCACCGTTCACGATGTCCGGCAGCATGGGGAGGATCGGCACGATCTGGCGGAGCTGGTTGCCGAGATCCGCACCGAACACCGCGTCGAGGACGGACTTCGCCTCGGTCGCGCCACCCGCGAGCTCGTCGACCTGCCCGACGCAGGTCGCGCGGTCCGCCTCCTCGGGGAGCATGGCGCACGAGGCCCGCAGGCTCTCGGCCGTCGCCTCGGCGTTCGCGAGCGCGGGCTCGACGCTCTCGTCGTACGTCGTCTTGGCCTGGTCGTACGCGTCGGCCGCTGCCTCGACCTGCGGGCCAGACGCGGCGACCGTGGCGAGCTGGTCCGCCGGGATCGCCGAACCGGCCTCCACGATCGTGCCCGCGAGCGAGTCGACACCGGCCGTGTACTCGCCGACCCCGCTCACGTAGGTGCTGACACCGGACGTGTACGTCGAGACGCCGCTCGAGAGCTCACCGACGCCCTCGGTGTACTGGGTCACCCCGTCGGCGAGCTGCCCGGCCCCCTCGGCGGAGGCGGCGAGGCCGTCGGTGATCTGCTGCTGCCCCTGGCTGTACGTGTCGAAACCCGTCCCGAGCTGGTTCGCGCCGGACTGCAGTTGCGTGGCACCGTCGGCGGCCTCGTCGAGCGCGTCGCCGGTCTGCGCGAATCCCTCGGCGAGGCCGATCGCGACCATCTGGGTGATCTCGGTGCCGAACGCCGCGGTGAGCGCGGAGGTGAGCGACGAGGCCGCCTGACCCGCGAGGTAGTCGTGCGCCTGGTCGGTCGTGACCGAGATGTTCGCGGGCGTCGGCTCGTTCGTGCCGAGCGAGACGACGGAGGCGGAGAAATCGGACGGGATCGTGACGACGACGTACGCGTCGCCGCTCGCGAGCGCGGCCTCGGCGGTCTCGGCGTTCGCGAGCCCCCACGAAAAGCCGTAGGCGTTCTCGGGCTCGGCGAGGGCGGTGACGAGCAGGCGACCGGCGACGACGGGCGTGGTCGTCCCGTCGGCGGCGGTCTGCTCGACCATCTGGTCCTCGTTCACGATGAGGGCGGGGAGCGCACTCGTCCGGGCGTCGGCCCCGCTCGTGCCCGCCAGGTAGGCGATCGCGACGAGGACGGGAACGATGATCGCCGTGAGGATGTTGCGCACGCGCCGATTCCGGATCGTGTTCGGGGCGGCGGACTCAGTGTGGAGGATCCGGCTGCTCATCGCAGGGCGTCCTTTCGCTCGGTCGTGCTGGACGTGATGGGGTCGCCGATCGTGAGTGCGGCGAGGGTGCGTCGCGGCCCCGCCATGGCGGCGTCGACGGCGGCGAGATCGAGCCCGGGCGGCACGCCGACGACGATCGTCGTCGCGTCGGGTGCGAGTTCGGCGATCGCCCTGGCGATTCGGCCCACGAGCTCGCCCGAAGCGGGCAGCTCCGCGAGGTGGTTGGCGTCGACGACGAGGAGGTCGGGGCCCTCCGCGAGCGCGAGGCCCGCGAGGACGACGGCTCGCGCGACGGGGTCGAGGGTGCCGACGGCCGTCGTGGTCGTGACGCGATCGGCCGCTCCCCCGGCCGTCGTGACGGCCGCACGGATGCGGGCGACGCGCGCTCGGACGGCGGCGTCGCTCGCCGGGAGCGACCACATCGAGCGTGCGGCGCGTTCGTGCTCGCGCACGAGGTCGCCGAGCGACAGCTCGAAGTCGCGGTCCTCGAGGTCGCTCAGATCGGCGATCGCGACGAGGCCGCGCACGCTCGACTCGTCACCGGGGACCGTGTGGCCGAGCACCTGGAGCCGCCCGGAGACGGGCGCGAGGCGAGCCTGGATCGTCGCGGCGACGACGCGCCTGGCGGGTTCGGGACCGACGAGGAAGAGCACGCCGCCGCGCGAGATCTCGCCCGAGACCGGGCCGATGCGGTGCTGCTCGTCGCCCACGACGAGCTCGTCGAGCGCGAGCGCCGCACGCTCCGAGCTGCCCTGCGCCCACTCGACCCCGGAGCGGTAGGTGCGTAGGTGCTCGCCCTCGATGTCGAGGTCGGGCAGTCGCTTCGCGAGCCAGCGCGGGAGCCACCACGCGGCCTTGCCCATGAGCGCCATGAGCGCGGGCACGAGGGTCATGCGGACGAGGAACGCGTCGAACGCGATGCCCGCGGCGAGGCCGAGGGCGATCGCCTTGATGACGCCCGCCCCCTCGGGGACGAACGCGGCGAACACGAAGAACATGATGAGGGCTGCCGCGGTGACGACGCGCGCGCCCTGGGCGAACCCGAACTCGATCGCCTGTTTCGGCGGGGCGCCGCGCACGTAGGCCTCGCGCATGCCCGAGACGAGGAACACCTCGTAGTCCATCGCGAGCCCGAAGATGATCGCGAGGAGCAGGATCGGCATGAACGAGATGATCGGCCCCGGCACGATGTGCAGCGCGTCCGCGAACCAGCCCCACTGGAAGATCGCGACGACGACGCCGAAGGCGGCGAACACCGACAGGAGGAAGCTGAGCGCGGCCTTGAGCGGCACGAGCACCGAGCGGAACACCATCATGAGCAGCAGGAACGACAGCCCCACGACGACACCCGCGAACGGCAGGAGCGCCTGGTCGAGCCGGTCGGAGATGTCGATCGCGACCGCGGTGTAGCCCGTGACGGAGATCTGCATGCCGGTCTCGTCGAGCAGCGTCCCCTCGAGGCCGCGGATGCCGTTGACGACGTCGAGCGTCGCGGGATCGGTCGGGCCTGTCTCGGGCACGACCTGCAGGATCGCGGAGTCGACGGTCGGGTTCGGCAGCGCGTCGCCCGTCGTCTTCACGCCGGGCACGCTGCGGACCTCGTCCCGCACGGCCGCGAGGTCGTCGAGGAGGGTGTCGTCGTCGGCGCGCGTGAGATCGATCATGACGAGCAGCGGGCCGTTCGAGCCCGCCCCGAAGTGCTCGCTGATCGCGTCGTACGCGTCGCGGGCGTCGGTGCCCGGGTTCTGCGCGGCCCCCGAGGGCAGCGCGAGCTGGAGCGAGAGGGCGGGGATCGCGAGCGTCCCGAGCACGCCCGCGACGAGCACGACGAACACGATCGGGGCACGCAGGACGAAGCGCACCCAGCGGCGCCCCATGGACGGCCGCTCGTCGGCGCCCGTCTCGCGCTTCGCGGCGCGCGAGCCGGGCTTCGGGACGAGGCGCCCCTTCGCGAGCCCGAGGAACGCGGGCAGCAGGGTGACCGCCGCCGCCATCGCGACGAACACCGCGACGGCCGCCGCGATGCCCATGACCGAGAGGAACGGGATGCCCACGATGAGGAGCCCCGCGAGCGCGATCATGACCGTGACCCCCGCGAACAGCACGGCGCTTCCCGCCGTGCCGACCGCCGTCGAGGCGGACTCCTCCGGGTCGACGCCGTTCGCGAGCTGGTGGCGGTGGCGCGACAGCACGAACAGGGCGTAGTCGATGCCGACCGCGATGCCGATCATGACCGCGAGCAGCGGGGTGGCGCTCGAGACCGTGATGAACTTCGCGACGAACAGGATGCCGCCCATCGAGACACCGATCGCGATGATCGCCGTTCCGAGGGGCATGCCCGCGGCCAGGACGGAGCCGAACGTCACGACGAGCACGACGGCCGCGAACACGACACCGAACACCTCGGTCACGGTGAGTCCGTACTCGAGCTCCTGATAGACCTCGCCACCGAAGCTCACGTCGAAACCGTCCGCCGTGAGCGACTCGCCCTCCGACCGGACCTGCTCGAGCAGTCCCTCGGGGAGCGCGTCGGCGGTCGTCGAGAACTGGACGGAGATGATCGCGGCGCGCCCGTCCTCGGAGAGGCTGTCGGTCGCGTACTCGGAGTACGGGGAGAGCGCCTGCTCGACGCCGTCGAACCCGTCGATGTGCTCGGCGACGGCCTCGATCTCGGCGCGTGCGTCCGCATCGTGGACGTCGACGCCCCCGGGCGCGACCACGACGACGCTGGCCGACGCACCCGCGACCTCGGGGAACACCTGGTCGAGGCGGTCGAGCGCCTCCTGCGACTCGGTGCCGGGGATCGCGAACGATTCCTTGAGCGTGCCGCCGAACCCGAGGCCGAGGCCGAGGGCGATCGCGAGCAGGAGCAGCCAGCCGCCGATGACGGCCCACGGCCTGCGGTACGAACCGCGGCCGAGTCGGAAGAGGAGGAGTGCCACGCTGATCCTTTCGGGAGTGAGCCCCTGGGCGTCCGGTCAGTCGATGGAGGCGATCGCGACGATCGCCCCGATGAACCGTTCGCGCAGCTCCTCGTCGAGCGGCACGGACTCGCGCTCGGCCCGGTGGGCCGACGCGATGCAGTAGGCGACGCCGCTGAACGCGATGTCGATGCGCAGCTGCCGGTCGGAGTCCGGTGCGGCGCCGAGGGACAGCTCGACGAGTCCGTCGATGAGCTCGTTCGCGCGTCGCACGAGCGGCTGCTCGGCGAGCGTGGACGCGCGGTTGATGAACAGGTCGACCTCGTCGAGGTGGTCGAAGAGGAACTCGACGAACACGCGCGCGATGTGGTCGGGATCACGCAGGTGCGGATCTGCCCGCAGCCGGCCGATGAGGCGCTCGAAGTCCTCGACGCCGGGCCCGACGGCCGCGTCGAAGAGGCCCTGCTTGGAACCGAAGTGGTAGAGGACGTTCGCCTTCGTGTAGCCGACCGCGTCGGCGACATCCTGGAGCGACGTCGCCTCGTACCCGTGGCGCGCGAACAACTGCAGCGACGCGCGCCGCATCTCGACCGCCGGGTCGGTTCTCGTTTCCTGCACCGGAACATCGTACCTGACCGCGCGGATAGGATCTAACCGATCGGTCAGACCGGACACTCACGGAACCGCCCCGACGGGCCGCTACGCTTGTGGCCACGAATCGACCTGGAGGTCCCAATGCGGAAATTCCTGATGAACGGTGCCGTCCTTTCCTCGATCTTCGCCGTGGTGCCCGTCATCCGGCGCACCTCCACGTCCCACCGCCGCTGGGCCGTCGCCCTGCTGTGGATCGGTTGGGGGATCGGCGTCGCCGTCGCGATCGCCGGCGTGCTCGACGACGCGGACGACGAACACGACGCCCTCGAGAGCTGACGACCGGGTCGGACGGGATCGTGGCGTGACCGAATCGACACCCGCACAATCACCCGACCCGCGGCGTGTCAGCGAGACCGTTGACGACACGCCGAGAACACTGGTCGGCATGGATACCGGCGAGGAGAGGAGCGGCCGTGTTCGGATGGCTTCGTAAGCGGCGCCGCCCCGCTGATCAGACGGACGCGGTCGAGCAGAGCGAGGTGGTCGACGACGCGGTCCCCGTGCTCGCGGCGGACCCGACCCCCGAACCGCCGGCACCGCTCGTCGCAGCCCCGGCACTGCGGCCGTCGATGCCGTTGAACGTCCGGCCAAACGTGGTCGGCGTCGGACTGCCGCCCGGCGAACACGCGGCGCCGCGACTCCTCGAGCCGGCAGCCGCCCTGACGCCGGAGGCGCGCGAGGAACTCACGGCCCTCATGACCGACATGTTCGGCGCGCGCGGCCGCTACCGGCTGGAGTGGCGTGCCGATCGGGCGGCGGGTGACGACGCGATGTTCTCCGAGATCATGGTCGCCGACCTCGTGCGACGCATCCAGAACTCCATCGCGGTCGTCGCGGAACTCGAGCAGCCCGAGCCGTTCCTCGCCATCGAGGCGAAGCCGGAGGGCGGCGACGCGGAGCCCGAGCACATCGAGGCGGCACACACCGACGCACCCCCCGAGGGCACCGGGACGCCGGGCGACGACGCGGACGTGACGCCCGAGGACCCGGAGCCCAACGATTCGCACGACACCGAGGCCGCACCGGGCGAGGACGCGCCCGCAGCGGACGACGACCACACCGATGACGCCGCGGCCACCGCGCCCGCCGACGGTGCGGAGGCCGCGCGCATGAAGGCCATCGAGGCCTTCTTCTCGCCGCCCCAGACGCTCGAGGACATCGCGGCGGCGCTGCAGCCCGATCCCGAGCGCCTGCACGACGACTCGTCCGAGGTCGAGGGCGACCGCCGCATCGCCTGAGCTGCGGAACGCGAGACGAACGCCGTGGGCCCCGGATCATCCGATCCGGGGCCCACGGCGTTCGTCTCGCTTCACGCGTGCACGAGCGTGTGCGTCAGGCGAGCACGAGCTGGATCGTGCTCCACATGCCGGCGACGATGACGCCGACGATGACGAGGTACCAGAGCACGACGATCGTCCAGGCGTAGGGCGCGAGCCCCCTCCCGATGCGGACGCCACGAGCGCCGAGGTGCCCGTGCGTGAGGTTGAAGAGCGTCCCGAAGACGACGAGCGGGATGGTCGTCGACCAGATGATCATGCACCAGATGCAGAGCCGCGCGAGCTCGAAGACGCTGAACCACTGCAGGAACGTGATGAGCGCGGCCGCGCCCACGAGTCCGACCTGGAACCCGATCCAGAACCAGGGGCGGAACCGGGCGCCCGCGAACGATCCCATGCCCACGACGATCGGAACGGCGAAGGCCGCGAGCCCGATGATGATGTTCGGGAAGCCGAGGATGTGGGCCGCCCACGACCCCATCGCGGGACCGCACGTGACGAAGAGGTTGACGTCGCACACGAGCGCCGCGGTGGGGTCCTGGAGCTTGTGGATGTACTCGACCGTGAGCGAGGCGCTCGCGAACAGGCCGATCGCGCCGCACACGACGAGGAGCCACGCGAGGTTGCGGGGCTCGCGGAAGAACCAGGGCAGCTCCTCGACGTGCCGGTCGTCGGCGTCCCGCTCGGACGACGCCACCGCCGCCTCGCCCTCGTTCGCGCGTTCTCGCGCGGTGCGCTGGGTGCGGCTCATGCCGCGGGTGCCTGCACGGTGCCACCGTTCGCGTTCACGAGCTCGTAGAGCTGCGCCGCGGTGGGGATATCGGACTGCATCGCGCCGTTCACGGCGACGCTCGGGGTGCCGGAGACCTCGCTGTCGCGAGCGAGCTGCGTCGCCTTCGTGATGAGGCGGACGTAGTCGCCGGACTGGACGGCCGCCACGGCCTCGGGGTTCGTGACGCCGATCGAGGGCAGCAGGGCCGCGTAGTCGGCCGCACCCCAGTTCTGCTGCGTCTCGGCGGGCACCGAGTAGAACGCGTCGACGGCCGCGAGGTAGTTCGCGGGGTCGTAGGCCGCGATCGCGAGGAGTGCGCCGCCCGCCTGCGCGCCGTACGGTGCGACGTAGTTGATGGCGTGGTAGTTCACCTTGGCCTGGCCGGTCGCGATGAGGTCGGTGAACGTCGGGCCGACCTGCGCGTGGTAGTCGATGCAGTGCGGGCACGAGATGTCGAAGTAGAGGTCGATCGTGACGGGCGCCGTCGGCTGACCGATCGTGACGACACCGTTCTCACCCGTCACGACGGGCTCCTCGCTCGCCTCACCCGTCACCGTCGAGGTGACCGTCGTCGTGGCCTGCGCGCCCGCGAACTGCGGCGCCGGGAAGAACAGCTGCTGCCCCCACAGGGCCCCGCCGACGATCAGGGCGATGACCACGACGGCGCCGACGATGATGCCCACCTGTGCGAAGATGCGCTTGCGCCGCTTCGTCGCCTGCTCCTGACGACGGATGGCGTTGGCCTCCTCCCGGAGCCGACGGACGTGGTCGCGGTCTTTCTCAGCCATGCGGTGATGCTCTTCCTCGGATGCAGGTGCGGGCGGATCGGGGCCCGATCGATTGTACGTGCAACCGACGGTCCGCCGCGGTGCGACCGCCGGGAGCGCCACGCGTGTAGCGTGCAGCCATGGCCGCCACGTTCCGTTCCCTGCGAGAGCGGAACTACCGACTCTGGTTCGCGGGCTCGCTCGCGTCGAACGTCGGCACGTGGATGCAGCGAACGGCGCAGGACTGGATCGTGCTCACGGAGCTCACCGACAACGATGCGACGGCCGTCGGGATCACGATGGCGCTCCAGTTCGGTCCGCAGCTCCTGCTCGCCCCGTACGCGGGCCTCCTCGCCGATCGGTTCCCGAAGCGCCGCCTGCTGCTGTGCACGCAGATCGCCTCGGGCGTGCTCGCGCTCGGGCTGGGGCTGCTCGTCGTGTCGGGGACGGCGCAACTGTGGATGGTCTACTGCTTCGCGCTCGCGCTCGGGGTCGTCGCATCGCTCGATGCGCCCGCCCGCCAGTCGTTCGTCTCCGAGATCGTCGACCGCGAGCTGCTGTCGAACGCGATCGCGCTCAACTCCACCTCCTTCAATTCCGCCCGGCTCGTCGGCCCTGCCATCGCGGGCCTCCTCACGGTCGCGGTCGGCGCGGGGCCCGTGTTCCTCATCAACGCGGCCACGTTCGCGTTCACGATCGTCGCGCTCGTCGCGATGCGCGGCGGCGAGCTGCATCCGGCACCGCGCCAGCCGCGGGCGCGCGGGCAGATCCGGGAGGGCCTGCGCTATGTCGCGGGACGACCCGACCTGATCGCGGTACTCGTCGCGATCTTCGTGTTCGGCATGCTCGGGCTCAACTTCGCGATCTTCACCTCGACGATGGCGACGATCGGCTTCGGCCTGCAGGCCGACGCGTTCGGCCTGCTCAACTCGGTCATCGCGATCGGCTCGCTCTCGGGCGCCCTCGTCGCGGCGCGCCGCACGCATGCGCGGTTCCGCTCCTTCATCGTGTCGCTCGTCGCGTTCGGCGTCTTCTGCGCGATCGCGGCGGCCATGCCCTGGTACTGGCTGTTCGCGATCGCGCTCGTCCCCGTCGGCTTCTGCTCGATCACGGCGATGAACACCGCGAACGCGCTCGTGCAGGAGCGCATCGATCCCGCCGTCCGTGGCCGGGTCATGGCGCTGTACATGGCGATCCTCATGGGCGGCACGCCGATCGGCGCACCGCTCATGGGCTGGTTCGTCGAGCTCGTCGGGCCACGCTGGACGCTCGCGATCGGGGGCGCGTCGGGCGTCGTCGCGGCGCTGCTCGCGATCGCGATCCTCCGCAGGGCCGGCCAGGTGCGCTGGCGCGACTTCCCGTGGCTGCACCGGCCGCCCCACGACGAACCCGTCGTGCCCGACGACCGGGCGGTCAACCCGGATTGACGCGGCCCGCTCGCCGACCGGGCGCCCGCCTCAGTGCCCGAGGACGCGCTGCAGGTAGCCGTTCGTGAAGCGCAGATCCGGGTCGAGACGCTCACGGGCATGGTGGAAGTCACTGAAACGCGAGACGACGTGCGCGAACTCGGCGGCGCGCACGGTGTGCACCATGCCCCAGTGCGGCAGGCCGCCGTTCGCGAGGAACAGCTCTTCGGCGGGCGTGAACGTGGAGCGCGGGTCGACGCCCGAGGGGACGCTGATCATGATGCGACCGACCTCGCGGCCGTACGCGGTCGAGAGCCAGTTGTCGTCGGCGGGCGCGACGGACAGGCGCACGATGCTCGGCGCGAGGACGCCCCGCAGCCGCTCGTCGAGCTCGCGCACGACCCCGACGAGGTCGTCGAGCGGGAACGAGTACTCCATCGTGACGACGGGGAGCGTCGGCCGGGCGGCGAGTCCGCTCACGGGTCCCGCGAGCATCTCGCCCGTGGGGTGCAGCAGGTTGCCGACCGCGTTGATGGCCGGCACGAGCGCGGGCACGGCCTTCGCGAGACCGATGACGAGGCCGTCGCGCACGGCGGCGATACCGCGCACGCCGCGGCCGGGCTCCGGCTCGTCACCCACGTCGCCGACCTCACGGTTGAGGCGACGCACGAAGGCCTCGCCCGTGTGCGGGCGCCAGCGGACGGCGAAGTGGTGGGAGGCGCGGGCCCGCTCGACGAACGAGTCGAGCACAGGACGCAGGCGCTCGCGCGATTCGTCGCTGCGGACGCGGAAGGTGGGAACGACGGGCACGACGACCTCGGCGAACACGCCGAGCGCCCCGAGGGAGAGCCGCAGGGCGGGCCAGAGTTCGGCGTTGCGCCGGTCGCTGACGCGCACGGCGCCGCCGTCGGCCGTGACGAGGGTCGCCTCGAGGAGCTGGCTCGAGACGGACGGCGCGTGCAGGCTCGTGCCGTGCGATCCCGTGGCCATGGCCCCGGCGAGCGTGACGGCAGGATCGCTCGAGGGGTTCACGAGCGCGAGCCCCTCGGCCTCGAGGAGCGCCGAGGCCTCCGCGACGGTCGTGCCCGCACCGAATGTGGCGGTGCCCGCGTCGCGGTCGATGGCGCGCAGCCCGCGCAGGCCGCGGGTGTCGACGAGCACCTCGGGTGCGGCGGCGATCGCGTTGGTCGAGAACCCGGCACCGACGGGCCGCACGCGCTCACCGCGCTCCGCGGCACGCACGACCGCGAGACGCAGCTCCTCGGTCGATTGCGGTCGTTCGATGCGCGTGGGGAACGCCCTGGCCGATCGTCCCCAGTTGCTCCATTGCTCCGTCGAACCGGTCACGTCCGAGCCTCCCTGTTTCGCGCGCCCGTCGCGGGCGTCGCCGATCGTCGGCACTCCCATTCTGTCGGTCCGCGTCGTGTTCTGCGCAATCCACACCGGGGAGCCGGGTGGGGAGCCCCTCGTCGTCCCTCGCCGCGGCCGATCACGCGCCGGGCGACGGTGACGCGTTCCCCTGGCGTTCGTATCCCGCGAGGATGATGCGCTCGGCGAGCAGGAGGTACTCCTCGAACCGCTCGGCCGCGCGCCCGGCCTCGCCGCGTTCGAGGAGGTCGACGATCTCCTCGTTGCGATCGAGGAACGGCGCGTGCAGGTACGCCGGGTCGTCGAGGATGCCGAAGGCGAGGCGCAGCTCGGTCGCGAGCCGGTCGTACAGTTCGCCGAGTCGGGGACTGTCGGTGAGCTCGAACACGGCGCGGTGGAACCGGATGTTCGCGGTCGCGATCTCGAGCCAGTCGTCCGTCTCGCGTGCCGCGAGCGCGGCGTCGACCGCGGCACGCATCCGCGCGATGGCGGGGTGGCGGGGCACCGCCTGGGCGACGGCCTGCACCTCGACGAGGCGGCGGACCCGATAGATGTCGATGATCGCGCTCAGGCTCGGCACGG is drawn from Pseudoclavibacter chungangensis and contains these coding sequences:
- a CDS encoding MMPL family transporter; the encoded protein is MALLLFRLGRGSYRRPWAVIGGWLLLLAIALGLGLGFGGTLKESFAIPGTESQEALDRLDQVFPEVAGASASVVVVAPGGVDVHDADARAEIEAVAEHIDGFDGVEQALSPYSEYATDSLSEDGRAAIISVQFSTTADALPEGLLEQVRSEGESLTADGFDVSFGGEVYQELEYGLTVTEVFGVVFAAVVLVVTFGSVLAAGMPLGTAIIAIGVSMGGILFVAKFITVSSATPLLAVMIGIAVGIDYALFVLSRHRHQLANGVDPEESASTAVGTAGSAVLFAGVTVMIALAGLLIVGIPFLSVMGIAAAVAVFVAMAAAVTLLPAFLGLAKGRLVPKPGSRAAKRETGADERPSMGRRWVRFVLRAPIVFVVLVAGVLGTLAIPALSLQLALPSGAAQNPGTDARDAYDAISEHFGAGSNGPLLVMIDLTRADDDTLLDDLAAVRDEVRSVPGVKTTGDALPNPTVDSAILQVVPETGPTDPATLDVVNGIRGLEGTLLDETGMQISVTGYTAVAIDISDRLDQALLPFAGVVVGLSFLLLMMVFRSVLVPLKAALSFLLSVFAAFGVVVAIFQWGWFADALHIVPGPIISFMPILLLAIIFGLAMDYEVFLVSGMREAYVRGAPPKQAIEFGFAQGARVVTAAALIMFFVFAAFVPEGAGVIKAIALGLAAGIAFDAFLVRMTLVPALMALMGKAAWWLPRWLAKRLPDLDIEGEHLRTYRSGVEWAQGSSERAALALDELVVGDEQHRIGPVSGEISRGGVLFLVGPEPARRVVAATIQARLAPVSGRLQVLGHTVPGDESSVRGLVAIADLSDLEDRDFELSLGDLVREHERAARSMWSLPASDAAVRARVARIRAAVTTAGGAADRVTTTTAVGTLDPVARAVVLAGLALAEGPDLLVVDANHLAELPASGELVGRIARAIAELAPDATTIVVGVPPGLDLAAVDAAMAGPRRTLAALTIGDPITSSTTERKDALR
- a CDS encoding TetR/AcrR family transcriptional regulator codes for the protein MQETRTDPAVEMRRASLQLFARHGYEATSLQDVADAVGYTKANVLYHFGSKQGLFDAAVGPGVEDFERLIGRLRADPHLRDPDHIARVFVEFLFDHLDEVDLFINRASTLAEQPLVRRANELIDGLVELSLGAAPDSDRQLRIDIAFSGVAYCIASAHRAERESVPLDEELRERFIGAIVAIASID
- a CDS encoding aminoacyl-histidine dipeptidase yields the protein MRKFLMNGAVLSSIFAVVPVIRRTSTSHRRWAVALLWIGWGIGVAVAIAGVLDDADDEHDALES
- a CDS encoding vitamin K epoxide reductase family protein; the encoded protein is MSRTQRTARERANEGEAAVASSERDADDRHVEELPWFFREPRNLAWLLVVCGAIGLFASASLTVEYIHKLQDPTAALVCDVNLFVTCGPAMGSWAAHILGFPNIIIGLAAFAVPIVVGMGSFAGARFRPWFWIGFQVGLVGAAALITFLQWFSVFELARLCIWCMIIWSTTIPLVVFGTLFNLTHGHLGARGVRIGRGLAPYAWTIVVLWYLVIVGVIVAGMWSTIQLVLA
- a CDS encoding DsbA family protein, which codes for MAEKDRDHVRRLREEANAIRRQEQATKRRKRIFAQVGIIVGAVVVIALIVGGALWGQQLFFPAPQFAGAQATTTVTSTVTGEASEEPVVTGENGVVTIGQPTAPVTIDLYFDISCPHCIDYHAQVGPTFTDLIATGQAKVNYHAINYVAPYGAQAGGALLAIAAYDPANYLAAVDAFYSVPAETQQNWGAADYAALLPSIGVTNPEAVAAVQSGDYVRLITKATQLARDSEVSGTPSVAVNGAMQSDIPTAAQLYELVNANGGTVQAPAA
- a CDS encoding MFS transporter, with the translated sequence MAATFRSLRERNYRLWFAGSLASNVGTWMQRTAQDWIVLTELTDNDATAVGITMALQFGPQLLLAPYAGLLADRFPKRRLLLCTQIASGVLALGLGLLVVSGTAQLWMVYCFALALGVVASLDAPARQSFVSEIVDRELLSNAIALNSTSFNSARLVGPAIAGLLTVAVGAGPVFLINAATFAFTIVALVAMRGGELHPAPRQPRARGQIREGLRYVAGRPDLIAVLVAIFVFGMLGLNFAIFTSTMATIGFGLQADAFGLLNSVIAIGSLSGALVAARRTHARFRSFIVSLVAFGVFCAIAAAMPWYWLFAIALVPVGFCSITAMNTANALVQERIDPAVRGRVMALYMAILMGGTPIGAPLMGWFVELVGPRWTLAIGGASGVVAALLAIAILRRAGQVRWRDFPWLHRPPHDEPVVPDDRAVNPD
- a CDS encoding D-arabinono-1,4-lactone oxidase; this encodes MTGSTEQWSNWGRSARAFPTRIERPQSTEELRLAVVRAAERGERVRPVGAGFSTNAIAAAPEVLVDTRGLRGLRAIDRDAGTATFGAGTTVAEASALLEAEGLALVNPSSDPAVTLAGAMATGSHGTSLHAPSVSSQLLEATLVTADGGAVRVSDRRNAELWPALRLSLGALGVFAEVVVPVVPTFRVRSDESRERLRPVLDSFVERARASHHFAVRWRPHTGEAFVRRLNREVGDVGDEPEPGRGVRGIAAVRDGLVIGLAKAVPALVPAINAVGNLLHPTGEMLAGPVSGLAARPTLPVVTMEYSFPLDDLVGVVRELDERLRGVLAPSIVRLSVAPADDNWLSTAYGREVGRIMISVPSGVDPRSTFTPAEELFLANGGLPHWGMVHTVRAAEFAHVVSRFSDFHHARERLDPDLRFTNGYLQRVLGH
- a CDS encoding GntR family transcriptional regulator, with protein sequence MSGRSNIAPGRSGGGGVSRAEEAADEIRRRILVGELKPGERAPETKLAESLGISRNTLREALTALSREGLITQTPNKGACVAVPSLSAIIDIYRVRRLVEVQAVAQAVPRHPAIARMRAAVDAALAARETDDWLEIATANIRFHRAVFELTDSPRLGELYDRLATELRLAFGILDDPAYLHAPFLDRNEEIVDLLERGEAGRAAERFEEYLLLAERIILAGYERQGNASPSPGA